A single genomic interval of Struthio camelus isolate bStrCam1 chromosome 9, bStrCam1.hap1, whole genome shotgun sequence harbors:
- the SUMO3 gene encoding small ubiquitin-related modifier 3, with product MSEEKPKEGVKTENDHINLKVAGQDGSVVQFKIKRHTPLSKLMKAYCERQGLSMRQIRFRFDGQPINEADTPAQLEMEDEDTIDVFQQQTGGVC from the exons ATGTCGGAGGAGAAGCCCAAG GAAGGAGTGAAAACAGAGAATGATCACATCAATTTAAAAGTTGCTGGCCAGGATGGTTCTGTGGTCCAGTTCAAAATAAAAAGGCACACACCTTTAAGCAAGCTGATGAAGGCTTATTGCGAGAGGCAG GGCTTGTCAATGAGGCAGATTAGATTCAGATTTGATGGACAACCAATTAATGAAGCTGACACACCTGCACAG CTGGAGATGGAAGATGAAGACACTATTGATGTGTTTCAACAGCAGACGGGTGGAGTGTGTTAA
- the PTTG1IP gene encoding pituitary tumor-transforming gene 1 protein-interacting protein encodes MAPAAPRPLLPAPRLRAALALTAASALLLPLLPPPAAAAPEAAGACHQYTNRSCEECLKNVTCLWCVSSQKCMEYPVRRILPPTDLCELRSARWGVCWVNFEALIIAMSVVGGMILIMLGVCCCCCCRKKSKKPDKDDERAAREREKRRVRQEERRAEMKSRHDEIRRKYGLFKEENPYAKFEN; translated from the exons atggctccggccgccccccggcccctgctcccggcgccccggctccgcgccgccctgGCCTTGACCGCGGcctcggcgctgctgctgccgttgctgccgccgcccgcggctGCCGCGCCGGAGGCGGCGGGAG CTTGTCACCAGTATACAAACAGGAGCTGTGAAGAATGCCTGAAAAATGTCACC TGCCTGTGGTGTGTCAGCAGTCAGAAGTGCATGGAGTACCCTGTTCGAAGAATCCTTCCCCCGACTGACCTCTGTGAGCTACGCTCAGCACGCTGGGGAGTCTGCTGGG TGAACTTCGAAGCCCTGATAATTGCGATGTCTGTGGTGGGAGGAATGATCCTTATTATGTTGggggtctgctgctgctgctgttgtaggaaaaagagcaaaaa GCCGGACAAGGATGATGAGAGAGCCGCTAGAGAGCGAGAGAAGAGAAGGGTGCGGCAAGAGGAGAG gaGAGCAGAGATGAAATCAAGACATGATGAAATCCGAAGAAAATACG GCCTGTTTAAGGAAGAGAACCCTTATGCAAAATTTGAGAATTAA